The Manis javanica isolate MJ-LG chromosome 4, MJ_LKY, whole genome shotgun sequence genome contains a region encoding:
- the PTRH2 gene encoding peptidyl-tRNA hydrolase 2, mitochondrial produces the protein MLSKSLVMEYLAHPGALSVAAGVACGMWLGWGLHVRFGMIPKGSVSKTDTETGTEASILGESGEYKMILVVRNDLKMGKGKVAAQCSHAAVSAYKQIQRRNPELLKQWEYCGQPKVVVKAPDEETLVELLTHAKMLGLTISLIQDAGRTQIAPGSRTVLGIGPGPADLIDKVTGHLKLY, from the coding sequence ATGCTCTCCAAATCCTTGGTCATGGAATATTTGGCTCACCCTGGTGCACTCAGCGTGGCTGCCGGAGTTGCTTGTGGCATGTGGCTGGGCTGGGGCCTCCATGTGCGCTTTGGAATGATCCCCAAAGGCTCAGTGAGCAAGACAGATACAGAGACTGGAACTGAAGCAAGCATCTTGGGAGAGAGTGGAGAGTACAAAATGATTCTTGTGGTTCGAAATGACTTAAAGATGGGAAAAGGGAAAGTGGCTGCCCAGTGCTCTCATGCTGCTGTTTCTGCCTACAAACAAATTCAAAGGAGAAATCCTGAATTGCTCAAACAGTGGGAATACTGCGGCCAGCCCAAAGTGGTGGTCAAAGCCCCTGATGAAGAAACTCTGGTTGAATTACTGACCCATGCAAAAATGCTGGGACTGACTATAAGTTTAATCCAAGATGCTGGGCGTACTCAGATTGCACCAGGCTCTCGAACTGTGCTAGGAATTGGGCCAGGACCAGCAGACTTAATTGACAAAGTCACTGGTCACCTAAAACTTTACTAA